One genomic segment of Microbacterium sp. ProA8 includes these proteins:
- a CDS encoding 5-(carboxyamino)imidazole ribonucleotide synthase, producing MALRVGVVGGGQLARMMIAPAVELGVELRVLAEDQGMSASLAATAVGDYRDADTVLAFARDVDVVTFDHEHVPQDVLTALVGEGVAVHPGPDALKFAQDKLVMRARLQELGMPQPDWAAVTDADELQAFIDDHGGRAVVKTPRGGYDGKGVRVVSTGTEADDWFATLAEDAHGGALLVEELVDFTRELAQQVARRPSGAMRAYPVVETVQRDGVCAEVIAPAPHSSGRLQQVAAGIGASIAEGLGVTGMLAVELFETTDERLLVNELAMRPHNSGHWSQDGAVTSQFEQHLRAVLDLPLGGTEPVAEWAVMVNILGGPSEDPLDARFTAAMQEHPQAKVHTYGKAPRPGRKVGHINVVGDDLDDVAYQARAAASFFQD from the coding sequence ATGGCGCTGCGAGTCGGAGTCGTCGGGGGCGGGCAGCTGGCCCGCATGATGATCGCGCCGGCGGTCGAGCTCGGAGTCGAGCTGCGGGTGCTCGCCGAAGACCAGGGGATGTCGGCGTCCCTCGCCGCGACCGCTGTCGGCGACTACCGCGACGCCGACACCGTGCTCGCGTTCGCGCGCGACGTCGACGTCGTGACCTTCGACCATGAGCACGTTCCGCAGGACGTCCTCACCGCCCTCGTCGGCGAGGGGGTAGCGGTCCACCCCGGCCCCGACGCACTGAAGTTCGCGCAGGACAAGCTCGTCATGCGGGCCCGCCTGCAGGAGCTCGGGATGCCGCAGCCCGACTGGGCGGCCGTCACCGACGCCGACGAGCTGCAGGCCTTCATCGACGATCACGGCGGCCGCGCCGTCGTCAAGACCCCGCGCGGCGGCTACGACGGCAAGGGCGTCCGCGTGGTGTCGACGGGCACCGAAGCCGACGACTGGTTCGCGACGCTCGCCGAGGACGCCCACGGCGGCGCCCTTCTGGTCGAAGAGCTCGTCGACTTCACGCGCGAGCTCGCTCAGCAGGTGGCCCGGCGACCTTCCGGCGCGATGAGGGCATACCCGGTCGTCGAGACCGTGCAGCGCGACGGCGTCTGCGCCGAGGTGATCGCGCCGGCGCCGCACTCGAGCGGACGGCTGCAGCAGGTGGCCGCCGGCATCGGGGCGTCCATCGCCGAGGGCCTCGGCGTGACCGGGATGCTGGCGGTCGAGCTGTTCGAGACCACCGACGAACGCCTCCTGGTGAACGAGCTGGCGATGCGCCCGCACAACAGCGGGCACTGGAGCCAGGACGGCGCCGTCACGAGCCAGTTCGAGCAGCACCTCCGCGCCGTGCTCGACCTTCCGCTCGGCGGGACCGAGCCGGTCGCCGAGTGGGCGGTGATGGTGAACATCCTGGGGGGCCCGAGCGAGGATCCTCTCGACGCGCGCTTCACCGCGGCGATGCAGGAGCACCCGCAGGCGAAGGTCCACACCTACGGCAAGGCGCCCCGCCCGGGGCGCAAAGTCGGGCACATCAACGTCGTCGGCGACGACCTCGATGATGTGGCGTACCAGGCCCGGGCGGCGGCATCCTTCTTCCAGGACTGA
- the purE gene encoding 5-(carboxyamino)imidazole ribonucleotide mutase: protein MGSDSDWRVMSDASQALTDFGIPHEVEVVSAHRTPDKLLRYGRDARSRGLRVIIAGAGGAAHLPGMLASLTALPVVGVPVQLATLDGMDSLLSIVQMPAGIPVATVSINGAKNAGLLAARILGAADDAIADRVEAYARDLEAQVEQKNRRLKESL from the coding sequence ATGGGCTCCGACTCGGACTGGCGGGTCATGAGCGACGCCTCGCAGGCGCTCACGGACTTCGGGATCCCGCACGAGGTCGAAGTCGTCTCGGCGCACCGCACCCCCGACAAGCTGCTGCGTTACGGCCGTGACGCGCGCTCGCGCGGCCTGCGTGTCATCATCGCCGGCGCCGGCGGGGCCGCACATCTTCCCGGCATGCTGGCCTCGCTCACCGCACTTCCCGTCGTCGGCGTCCCCGTGCAGCTCGCGACCCTCGACGGGATGGACTCGCTGCTCAGCATCGTGCAGATGCCCGCCGGCATCCCGGTCGCCACCGTCTCGATCAACGGCGCCAAGAACGCCGGACTGCTCGCCGCTCGGATCCTCGGGGCCGCCGACGACGCCATCGCTGATCGCGTCGAGGCGTATGCCCGAGACCTCGAAGCGCAGGTCGAGCAGAAGAACCGGCGGCTCAAGGAGTCCCTGTGA
- a CDS encoding LCP family protein — translation MSVTSPPSAQARPVRPGVVEERPMRNPDASSRALMTRRGWWLVALNFLIPGSAQVLAGNRRLGRFGIGATLLMWVLLVIAVLFALLAPTAGLSIVTSAWLPDWLALLRPIPLLLAQGLLIGYAVLWAVLTIDTLRLVRLVKTGRRARFAIALVAIGLMVVASGTAGYAATTVGAVRSTISTVFGASGPTVAPSNGYYNILLLGADSGEGRDSMRFDSISVVSVNAETGATTITGIPRDMPNFPFAEGPLQDRYPDGHEGHADPTCGWGSGINQLRTEVEVCEDGKTLYPDAEAQGSEPGIEATKDAAEGILGIEIPYYVFVDMHGFAALVDALGGVDINVTERLPKGGGPSYPGEPAEDWAIGWIEPGQQRMDGDTAQWYARSRYTTSDFDRMRRQRELQEAILAQFTPQVVLTRFQDVATAGSDLVKTDLPQSFIPTLVDLGLKAKEQPVQTIELTPAEGIDEFNPDYAYIAGLVQTTLHPPTPTPEG, via the coding sequence GTGAGCGTGACGAGCCCGCCGAGCGCCCAGGCACGCCCGGTTCGACCGGGCGTCGTCGAGGAGCGTCCGATGCGGAATCCGGATGCCTCCTCCCGCGCGCTCATGACGCGCCGCGGGTGGTGGCTGGTCGCGCTGAACTTCCTCATCCCCGGGTCCGCGCAGGTGCTCGCCGGCAACCGCAGGCTCGGACGCTTCGGCATCGGTGCGACGCTGCTGATGTGGGTGCTCCTCGTCATCGCCGTGCTGTTCGCGCTGCTCGCCCCGACCGCGGGACTGAGCATCGTCACGAGCGCGTGGCTGCCGGACTGGCTTGCGCTGCTGCGACCGATCCCGCTGCTGCTCGCGCAAGGTCTGCTCATCGGGTACGCCGTGCTCTGGGCTGTGCTCACGATCGACACACTGCGCCTCGTGCGCTTGGTCAAGACCGGGCGCCGCGCCCGCTTCGCGATCGCCCTCGTGGCCATCGGGCTGATGGTGGTCGCCAGCGGAACCGCGGGGTACGCCGCGACCACCGTCGGCGCGGTGCGCAGCACCATCAGCACCGTCTTCGGCGCCAGCGGGCCGACCGTGGCGCCGTCCAACGGCTACTACAACATCCTGCTGCTGGGCGCCGACAGTGGCGAGGGCCGCGACTCGATGAGGTTCGACAGCATCTCGGTGGTGTCGGTCAACGCCGAGACGGGCGCGACCACGATCACCGGCATCCCTCGGGACATGCCGAACTTCCCGTTCGCGGAAGGGCCCCTGCAGGACAGGTACCCCGACGGCCACGAGGGCCACGCCGACCCGACCTGCGGGTGGGGGAGCGGGATCAACCAGCTCCGCACCGAGGTCGAGGTCTGCGAGGACGGGAAGACGCTGTATCCGGATGCCGAGGCCCAGGGCTCGGAGCCGGGCATCGAGGCGACGAAGGACGCCGCCGAGGGGATCCTCGGCATCGAGATCCCGTACTACGTCTTCGTCGACATGCACGGCTTCGCAGCGCTCGTGGATGCGCTCGGCGGCGTCGACATCAATGTCACCGAGCGCCTGCCGAAGGGCGGTGGCCCTTCATACCCCGGTGAGCCCGCGGAGGATTGGGCGATCGGCTGGATCGAGCCGGGTCAGCAGCGCATGGACGGCGACACGGCCCAGTGGTACGCCCGCTCGCGTTACACGACCAGTGACTTCGATCGCATGAGGCGTCAGCGGGAGCTGCAGGAGGCGATCCTCGCGCAGTTCACGCCGCAGGTCGTGCTCACGCGGTTCCAGGATGTCGCCACCGCGGGATCGGACCTCGTCAAGACCGATCTGCCGCAGTCGTTCATCCCGACGCTCGTCGACCTCGGATTGAAGGCCAAGGAGCAGCCGGTGCAGACCATCGAGCTGACCCCCGCGGAGGGCATCGACGAGTTCAACCCCGACTACGCGTACATCGCCGGCCTCGTGCAGACGACCCTCCACCCGCCGACCCCCACGCCGGAGGGCTGA
- a CDS encoding glycosyltransferase — protein sequence MVATLRVVLDQLVAPTEPELAEASRELARALVIGAPSGCEVEAIAPAGGSDEALAAVTGLAGVRRTALPRRELSAALQLGVGTGIGGGMIHAPSLFAPLVRHDRLHDNDQTVVTVWDLRPWESPAELPRPVVAWHKAMLKRAVKHADAVVVPTHSLAGRLLEIAPLGDRVRVISGASPLGFSVPTDEVGRRRELGLPDGFILLAGGPLGSEGLDAGLAAVAASGVDLPVVVIDVEEGHEPAVADLASAAGIPERALHVRGVLSAVDRAAVFGAAVAFVAPSRRAAFPWRVVDALTLGVPVIAASSAVHSDVVAEGGVLIAGTDASSLVDGLGAALSASLGSTAAAERLGVLAGDRGRAFSWREAADKVWMLHAEL from the coding sequence GTGGTGGCAACGCTGCGCGTCGTGCTCGACCAGCTCGTCGCGCCGACCGAGCCCGAGCTCGCCGAGGCGTCGCGCGAGCTCGCGCGGGCGCTCGTGATCGGCGCGCCCTCCGGCTGCGAGGTCGAGGCCATCGCGCCGGCCGGCGGTTCGGATGAGGCCTTGGCCGCCGTCACGGGGCTGGCGGGTGTGCGACGCACAGCGCTGCCCCGTCGCGAGCTGTCGGCCGCGCTGCAGCTCGGGGTGGGAACCGGCATCGGCGGCGGCATGATCCACGCGCCGTCGCTCTTCGCGCCGCTCGTGCGTCATGACCGCCTGCACGACAACGATCAGACCGTGGTGACCGTGTGGGATCTGCGCCCCTGGGAATCGCCCGCTGAGCTGCCGCGCCCGGTCGTCGCGTGGCACAAGGCGATGCTCAAGCGCGCGGTGAAGCACGCCGACGCCGTGGTGGTGCCGACGCACTCGCTCGCGGGCCGGCTGCTCGAGATCGCGCCCCTCGGTGACCGCGTGCGGGTCATCTCCGGCGCGTCGCCACTGGGCTTCTCCGTCCCGACGGACGAGGTCGGCCGCCGCCGCGAGCTGGGCCTGCCGGATGGGTTCATCCTCTTGGCCGGTGGGCCGCTGGGCTCGGAAGGGCTGGATGCCGGACTCGCCGCAGTGGCGGCATCCGGTGTCGATCTGCCGGTCGTGGTGATCGACGTCGAAGAGGGGCACGAGCCGGCGGTGGCGGATCTCGCCTCAGCTGCCGGGATCCCCGAACGCGCGCTGCACGTGCGCGGAGTGCTGTCGGCGGTGGACCGTGCCGCGGTGTTCGGCGCGGCCGTCGCGTTCGTCGCGCCGTCGCGGCGAGCGGCATTCCCCTGGCGCGTCGTCGACGCACTGACGCTGGGCGTGCCGGTCATCGCCGCGTCCTCCGCGGTGCACAGCGACGTCGTCGCCGAGGGCGGGGTCCTCATCGCGGGCACCGATGCGTCGAGCCTTGTCGACGGCCTGGGCGCGGCGCTGTCCGCGTCGCTCGGGTCGACGGCGGCCGCGGAGCGGCTGGGCGTGCTGGCGGGTGACCGCGGGCGCGCGTTCTCGTGGCGTGAAGCCGCCGACAAGGTGTGGATGCTGCACGCGGAGCTGTAG
- a CDS encoding DUF4214 domain-containing protein: MPGGMKHRFAQRSRSTIALIATLGLLVGVVPALTAVATPAAPAAAVVASDFHAETGVVRAADLSLFQSGNIIADAVFFNRDTMTEAQIQTFLEQRVPRCEAGYTCLKDWYDTSRTTNPDAMCGGYSGGMRERASRIIYRVAQACGINPQVILATLQKEQGLVNHVWPSDWRYTIAMGQGCPDTAACDTRYYGFFNQVYGAAWQLKRYANPPGTSQYFTWYAPGKTWNVRWHPNAACGSSPVHIQNQATANLYYYTPYQPNAAALRAGYGEGDGCSSYGNRNFFQYFTDWFGSTQAPNPCQPPPDSQVTPASGEYMVNVASLNARKAPTQSCGEGVVSLAQGTKVLKLGEYGSWWKVSVNGGAYWVASEYLLYVTPKDVDSFLQAVYIDVLGRQAGTGERAGWGQAIANGMPRLQVVYGFVNSDEFRMLKITEAYREVLGRAPEDGGMTAWLNGMRGGVLAPDDAYRAFLRSDEYYMLTGGTDARFVAAVYEKILHRAAGQEEIEGWSRVVAAVGRAAVVDSIWTSVETARARVAVMYRAYLGREPDQAALEGWGDHDLRYGHNAVRMGILGSAEYQSRAATRFP, from the coding sequence ATGCCGGGGGGTATGAAACACCGCTTTGCCCAACGATCTCGATCGACGATCGCGTTGATTGCGACGCTCGGGTTGCTCGTCGGGGTGGTCCCTGCCCTGACGGCGGTTGCGACGCCGGCGGCCCCCGCCGCAGCCGTGGTGGCGTCCGACTTCCACGCTGAGACAGGAGTCGTCCGGGCCGCGGATCTGTCGCTGTTCCAGTCAGGGAACATCATCGCTGACGCGGTGTTCTTCAATCGCGACACGATGACTGAGGCGCAGATCCAGACCTTCTTGGAACAACGGGTCCCGCGCTGCGAAGCCGGCTATACGTGCCTCAAGGACTGGTACGACACGTCGCGCACGACGAACCCCGATGCCATGTGCGGTGGATATTCCGGGGGCATGCGCGAGCGCGCCTCTCGGATCATCTATCGCGTAGCGCAGGCGTGCGGCATCAACCCGCAAGTGATCCTCGCGACGCTTCAGAAGGAGCAGGGTCTCGTCAACCACGTCTGGCCCAGTGACTGGCGCTACACGATCGCGATGGGGCAAGGTTGCCCCGATACCGCCGCCTGCGACACCCGGTACTACGGCTTTTTCAACCAGGTGTACGGCGCCGCATGGCAGCTCAAGCGCTACGCGAACCCGCCGGGAACGAGCCAGTACTTCACCTGGTACGCGCCTGGCAAGACGTGGAACGTGCGTTGGCATCCGAACGCCGCGTGCGGCTCGTCGCCGGTTCACATCCAGAACCAGGCGACTGCGAACCTCTACTACTACACGCCCTACCAGCCCAATGCTGCGGCGCTTCGCGCCGGGTACGGCGAGGGCGACGGATGCTCCAGCTACGGCAACCGGAACTTCTTCCAGTACTTCACGGACTGGTTCGGATCGACTCAGGCCCCGAATCCGTGCCAGCCGCCGCCAGACAGTCAGGTCACCCCCGCAAGCGGCGAGTACATGGTGAACGTTGCTTCCCTCAATGCCCGCAAGGCACCGACCCAGAGTTGCGGCGAGGGCGTCGTGAGCCTCGCTCAGGGAACGAAGGTGCTCAAGCTCGGCGAGTACGGCTCGTGGTGGAAGGTGAGTGTGAATGGGGGTGCCTACTGGGTTGCCTCCGAATACCTTCTCTATGTCACGCCGAAGGATGTCGACTCATTCCTCCAGGCCGTTTACATCGATGTGTTGGGGCGGCAGGCAGGGACGGGGGAGCGGGCGGGATGGGGTCAGGCGATCGCCAACGGCATGCCGCGTCTGCAGGTCGTGTACGGCTTCGTCAACAGCGATGAGTTCCGCATGCTGAAGATCACCGAGGCATACCGTGAGGTCCTGGGGCGGGCTCCCGAGGACGGCGGCATGACGGCCTGGCTGAACGGGATGCGAGGGGGCGTGCTCGCACCCGACGATGCGTACCGCGCCTTCCTGCGGTCCGATGAGTACTACATGTTGACCGGGGGAACCGACGCCCGGTTCGTCGCGGCAGTCTACGAGAAGATCCTGCATCGCGCGGCGGGTCAGGAGGAGATCGAAGGATGGTCTCGGGTTGTGGCTGCTGTCGGTCGAGCAGCCGTGGTCGACAGCATATGGACTTCAGTGGAGACGGCTCGAGCGCGCGTGGCCGTGATGTACAGGGCCTACCTGGGGCGCGAGCCGGACCAGGCCGCCCTGGAGGGCTGGGGCGACCATGATCTGCGATATGGGCACAACGCCGTCCGAATGGGGATCCTCGGCAGCGCCGAGTACCAATCCCGAGCAGCGACCCGGTTCCCCTGA
- a CDS encoding polyprenol monophosphomannose synthase — translation MLKLAIAVPTYNEVNNVEALIESISRVSSQHPDTSITLFVLDDSSPDGTASFVEQVAPSLERDNFAVRVIVKPTKEGLGAAYIHGFALILSEEFDHILQMDADLSHDPKYISGFIHQAQAGTPFVVASRYIPGGGTPDWSFRRKFLSRGGNIYARTVLSRQITDYTGGFNMFSSEVLRRIQPQTISATGYGFILVLKYRALLAAKRVVELPIVFFDRTNGESKIPRNTLIQNFVLVPRIRAARGNV, via the coding sequence ATGCTCAAGCTCGCCATCGCCGTGCCCACGTACAACGAGGTCAACAACGTTGAGGCGCTGATCGAGTCGATCTCGCGCGTCAGTTCTCAGCATCCCGACACCTCGATCACGCTCTTCGTCCTGGATGATTCCTCCCCAGATGGCACTGCCTCCTTCGTCGAACAAGTGGCCCCGTCCCTCGAGCGGGACAACTTCGCTGTGCGAGTCATCGTGAAGCCGACGAAGGAAGGACTCGGAGCAGCCTATATCCACGGCTTCGCGCTCATCCTGAGTGAGGAGTTCGACCACATCCTACAGATGGACGCTGACCTCTCCCACGACCCCAAGTACATTTCGGGGTTCATCCACCAGGCGCAGGCAGGCACACCGTTCGTCGTCGCCTCCCGATACATCCCCGGGGGCGGCACGCCCGACTGGTCGTTTCGTCGCAAGTTCCTCAGCCGCGGAGGAAACATCTATGCCCGGACTGTGCTCAGCCGGCAGATCACCGACTACACCGGCGGGTTCAACATGTTCTCGAGTGAGGTCCTGCGCCGCATCCAGCCGCAGACCATATCGGCGACTGGCTACGGATTCATCCTCGTGCTGAAGTACCGTGCGCTGCTCGCCGCGAAGCGAGTCGTCGAACTCCCCATCGTCTTCTTCGACAGGACCAATGGGGAATCGAAGATCCCGCGCAACACGCTCATCCAGAACTTCGTTCTGGTCCCGCGTATCCGGGCGGCGCGCGGAAATGTCTAG
- a CDS encoding GtrA family protein, with translation MKRLLSNEKVRFLVAGCVNTALDFVLLNVLVFAFGTPTLVANAISVTVGICVSYLLNHFFVFRYQEPISLKRFGMFFLVTGFSSLILQNAVILGFELLFDTEFGRSLLFLPSEDGKHFVAINIAKAAAVLLGLIWNFLFYKFVIFRSRQAASSEEPAVEAAPAAGTAVADPPAV, from the coding sequence GTGAAGAGGCTTCTGTCGAACGAGAAGGTTCGATTCCTGGTGGCGGGGTGTGTCAACACGGCGCTCGACTTCGTGCTACTCAACGTGCTGGTGTTCGCCTTCGGGACCCCGACCCTCGTCGCGAACGCGATCTCGGTCACGGTCGGCATCTGCGTCTCCTATCTGTTGAATCACTTCTTCGTCTTCCGCTACCAGGAGCCGATCTCTCTGAAGCGATTCGGGATGTTCTTCCTGGTGACGGGGTTCAGCTCGCTCATCCTGCAGAATGCGGTCATCCTCGGGTTCGAGCTCCTGTTCGACACAGAGTTCGGTCGTTCACTTCTGTTCCTGCCGAGTGAGGACGGCAAGCACTTCGTCGCGATCAACATCGCGAAGGCGGCCGCCGTGCTGCTCGGCCTGATCTGGAACTTCCTCTTCTACAAGTTCGTCATCTTCCGCTCTCGACAGGCGGCCTCTTCAGAGGAGCCCGCCGTCGAGGCGGCGCCCGCAGCCGGCACGGCAGTCGCCGATCCGCCCGCCGTGTGA